A single window of Streptomyces aquilus DNA harbors:
- a CDS encoding nitrate/sulfonate/bicarbonate ABC transporter ATP-binding protein, translating to MTTLTNGELLLETVGLTKSYAGADGELPVLSGIDLQVRAGEVVALLGKSGSGKSTLLRCLAGLVPASSGTVTYKNTPLTGANPGTAMVFQTFALLPWLTVQQNVELGLEAKGVGAAERAEAARQAIDLIGLDGFESAYPKELSGGMRQRVGFARALVVEPDVLMMDEPFSALDVLTAENLRGELMELWESGQFPTRAIVLVTHNIEEAVLMADRIVVLGARPYGTIREVFEVGLDRPRDRDSPAFEDLIDRVYRTMTGRHKEGRTPGRTEAVELDKRTPANTPLPQASVDGLSGLAEMVLHRGERCDLADLADDLGLEIDDLLPQVDALDLLGFTTLSGDDLLLTDTGTAFAGADVQESKKIFAEAVLRAPLVQLITRSLGQNPGGTLRAGFFRDLLAHHFTSEQVTAQLETATDWGRYAELYSYDAEPQEYRLDRDDEHAHA from the coding sequence ATGACCACTCTCACCAACGGCGAACTCCTCCTGGAGACCGTCGGCCTGACCAAGTCCTACGCCGGCGCCGACGGCGAACTCCCCGTCCTGTCCGGCATCGACCTGCAGGTCCGCGCGGGCGAAGTCGTCGCCCTGCTCGGCAAGTCGGGCTCCGGCAAGTCCACGTTGCTGCGCTGCCTGGCCGGACTCGTGCCCGCCAGTTCCGGCACCGTCACCTACAAGAACACCCCGCTCACCGGCGCCAACCCGGGCACCGCCATGGTGTTCCAGACCTTCGCCCTGCTGCCCTGGCTGACCGTGCAGCAGAACGTGGAACTCGGCCTGGAGGCCAAGGGAGTCGGCGCCGCCGAGCGTGCCGAGGCCGCCCGACAGGCCATCGACCTCATCGGTCTGGACGGCTTCGAGTCGGCGTACCCGAAGGAGCTGTCCGGCGGCATGCGCCAACGCGTCGGCTTCGCGCGGGCGTTGGTCGTCGAGCCGGACGTGCTGATGATGGACGAGCCGTTCTCGGCCCTCGACGTCCTCACCGCGGAGAACCTGCGCGGCGAGCTGATGGAGCTGTGGGAGTCGGGCCAGTTCCCGACCCGCGCGATCGTCCTCGTCACCCACAACATCGAGGAGGCCGTGCTGATGGCCGACCGGATCGTCGTACTCGGCGCCCGGCCCTACGGCACGATCCGCGAGGTCTTCGAAGTCGGCCTGGACCGCCCCCGCGACCGCGACTCGCCCGCCTTCGAGGACCTCATCGACCGCGTGTACCGGACCATGACCGGCCGCCACAAGGAAGGCCGCACACCCGGCCGTACCGAGGCCGTCGAGCTGGACAAGCGCACCCCCGCGAACACCCCTCTCCCCCAGGCCAGCGTGGACGGACTGTCCGGCCTCGCGGAGATGGTCCTGCACCGCGGCGAGCGCTGCGACCTGGCAGACCTCGCCGACGACCTCGGCCTGGAGATCGACGACCTCCTCCCCCAGGTCGACGCCCTCGACCTGCTCGGCTTCACCACCCTCAGCGGCGATGACCTCCTGCTGACCGACACCGGCACGGCCTTCGCGGGCGCCGACGTCCAGGAGTCGAAGAAGATCTTCGCCGAGGCGGTCCTGCGGGCCCCGCTGGTCCAGCTGATCACCCGCAGCCTGGGCCAGAACCCCGGCGGCACCCTGCGCGCCGGCTTCTTCCGCGACCTGCTCGCCCACCACTTCACCAGCGAACAGGTCACCGCCCAGCTGGAGACGGCCACCGACTGGGGCCGGTACGCCGAGCTGTACTCGTACGACGCCGAGCCGCAGGAGTACCGGCTCGACCGGGACGACGAGCACGCGCACGCGTGA
- a CDS encoding ArsR/SmtB family transcription factor, with product MDTQEQAWDEEAAERAVAVLKAVADPSRYRLLWALSGGRELPVSELAELLGAHVAATSQHLARLRTAGLVTTRREGTRIYYRAADVRGLLEEAQLAAEAGDGGTGPGGGAGAQDAVAVVRERATAARPAPVRRPALGQAQ from the coding sequence ATGGATACGCAAGAACAGGCGTGGGACGAGGAGGCTGCGGAACGGGCCGTGGCGGTACTCAAGGCCGTGGCCGACCCTTCGCGGTACCGGTTGCTGTGGGCGCTGAGCGGCGGTCGGGAACTGCCGGTGAGTGAGCTGGCCGAACTTCTCGGCGCCCATGTGGCCGCGACTTCGCAGCACCTGGCGAGGCTGCGGACCGCAGGGCTGGTGACCACCCGGCGGGAGGGCACGCGGATCTACTACCGGGCGGCGGACGTGCGCGGGTTGCTGGAGGAGGCCCAGCTCGCCGCGGAGGCCGGTGACGGCGGCACCGGTCCCGGCGGGGGCGCGGGAGCTCAGGACGCGGTGGCGGTCGTACGGGAGCGCGCCACCGCGGCCCGTCCGGCACCGGTACGACGGCCCGCGCTGGGCCAGGCCCAGTAG
- a CDS encoding magnesium and cobalt transport protein CorA, whose amino-acid sequence MSMVGNLRKVANLARRARRRVDLSHPGRSPLGSSVVNCVIYRDGIRQEASPTVEESVARVRKTRGDAFLWLGLHEPSETEFARVTELFGLHPLAVEDAVHAHQRPKVEQYGDVLFAVFKTVTYVEHEQLTATSEVVDTGELMVFTGPDFAITVRHGRHGSLGPLREDLEAEPQQLAKGPSAVLHAIADHVVDDYLSVTDAVQNDIDAVESDVFSPRSARSADAGRIYQLKRELLELKRAVIPLGRPLAWLATEPCPAVDPGIRAYFRDVADHLARVTEQITAFDGLLDSILQAHLAQVTVAQNEDMRKITAWAAIIAVPTMVCGVYGMNFDHMPELRWRFGYPMVLAVIATACFVIHRGFKRNGWL is encoded by the coding sequence ATGTCCATGGTCGGCAACCTGCGCAAAGTCGCGAACCTGGCGCGACGCGCCCGCCGTCGCGTGGACCTCAGCCACCCGGGCCGTTCCCCGCTCGGCTCCAGTGTCGTCAACTGCGTGATCTACCGGGACGGCATCCGCCAGGAGGCGTCCCCCACGGTCGAGGAGTCGGTCGCCCGGGTCCGCAAGACACGCGGCGACGCCTTTCTCTGGCTGGGCCTGCACGAGCCGAGCGAGACGGAGTTCGCGCGGGTCACCGAGCTGTTCGGACTGCACCCCCTCGCCGTCGAGGACGCCGTCCACGCCCATCAGCGGCCGAAGGTCGAACAGTACGGCGACGTCCTGTTCGCGGTCTTCAAGACGGTCACCTACGTCGAGCACGAGCAGCTCACCGCCACCAGCGAGGTCGTCGACACCGGCGAGCTGATGGTCTTCACCGGCCCGGACTTCGCCATCACCGTCCGCCATGGCCGGCACGGCTCCCTCGGCCCGCTGCGCGAGGACCTGGAAGCCGAACCGCAACAGCTGGCCAAGGGGCCCTCGGCCGTCCTGCACGCGATCGCCGACCACGTCGTCGACGACTACCTGAGCGTCACCGACGCCGTCCAGAACGACATCGACGCCGTCGAGTCCGACGTCTTCTCCCCGCGCAGCGCGCGCAGTGCCGACGCCGGCCGCATCTACCAGCTCAAGCGCGAACTCCTCGAACTCAAGCGGGCGGTGATCCCGCTCGGCCGCCCCCTGGCCTGGCTCGCCACCGAGCCGTGCCCCGCCGTGGACCCCGGGATACGGGCCTACTTCCGGGACGTCGCCGACCATCTCGCCCGCGTCACCGAGCAGATCACCGCCTTCGACGGGCTCCTCGACTCGATCCTCCAGGCGCACCTCGCCCAGGTGACCGTCGCGCAGAACGAGGACATGCGGAAGATCACCGCCTGGGCCGCCATCATCGCCGTACCCACCATGGTCTGCGGTGTCTACGGCATGAACTTCGACCACATGCCGGAACTGCGCTGGCGTTTCGGCTACCCGATGGTCCTCGCGGTGATCGCGACCGCCTGCTTCGTCATCCACCGCGGTTTCAAGCGCAACGGGTGGCTCTGA
- a CDS encoding aminotransferase class I/II-fold pyridoxal phosphate-dependent enzyme: protein MTTTVPGHLDTRRTDARKKDIMRFRTVSGPDLTTRNDAYLAWQRDREQSDLWPYFRRYETSALTPRATVVSDTGVITRGPNFGGQDYLSLTRHPAVLEAAHQALRDYGPLTAGSPALGGATPLSKALEAGLAEALRTEHVMLFPTGWASGFGTIRALMHRRDHILLDKLSHDSLRQGAAASGATVEFFRHLDNDAVRRHLTGIRATDTKNAVLVVTEGVFSMDSDTPQLAELLSICREFGAQLMVDVAHDFGAMGEHGGGQPEVHGILGQVDFVVGAFSKTFATTGGFLATPSASAREFVRMFGGPQTFSSAITPVQTAVALAALGVVTSLEGADRRAAVRSVATRLREGLTARGLEVMGDVVCPVVPVLIGDTPTGRTASGLIARAGLVAHLVEQPAVASDASRFRMQAMADHTDEDIATAIGILDTCIREARLTAH from the coding sequence ATGACCACCACCGTTCCCGGGCATCTCGACACCCGCCGTACGGACGCCCGGAAGAAGGACATCATGCGGTTCCGCACGGTGTCCGGGCCCGATCTGACCACCCGCAACGACGCCTACCTCGCCTGGCAGCGCGACCGCGAACAGTCCGACCTGTGGCCGTACTTCCGCCGCTACGAGACCTCCGCCCTCACTCCCCGCGCCACCGTCGTGTCCGACACCGGCGTAATCACCCGGGGCCCCAACTTCGGCGGCCAGGACTACCTCTCCCTGACCAGGCATCCCGCCGTCCTCGAAGCCGCCCACCAGGCGTTGCGCGACTACGGCCCGCTCACCGCCGGTTCGCCCGCCCTGGGCGGCGCCACCCCGCTGAGCAAGGCCCTGGAGGCCGGCCTCGCCGAGGCGCTGCGCACCGAGCACGTCATGCTCTTCCCGACCGGCTGGGCCTCCGGCTTCGGCACCATACGGGCGCTCATGCACCGCCGCGACCACATCCTCCTCGACAAGCTCTCCCACGACTCCCTGCGCCAGGGCGCCGCCGCGAGCGGCGCCACGGTCGAGTTCTTCCGCCACCTCGACAACGACGCCGTCCGCCGCCACCTCACCGGCATCCGCGCCACCGACACCAAGAACGCCGTCCTCGTCGTCACCGAGGGCGTCTTCTCCATGGACTCCGACACCCCGCAGCTGGCCGAACTCCTGTCAATCTGCCGGGAGTTCGGCGCCCAGCTCATGGTCGACGTGGCCCATGACTTCGGCGCCATGGGCGAACACGGCGGCGGCCAGCCGGAGGTGCACGGCATCCTCGGCCAAGTCGACTTCGTCGTCGGCGCGTTCTCCAAAACCTTCGCGACGACCGGCGGCTTCCTGGCCACGCCGTCCGCCTCCGCACGGGAGTTCGTGCGGATGTTCGGCGGGCCGCAGACCTTCTCCAGCGCCATCACGCCCGTGCAGACGGCGGTGGCCCTGGCGGCCCTGGGAGTCGTCACCTCACTCGAGGGCGCCGACCGCCGCGCGGCGGTCAGGTCGGTCGCGACCCGGCTGCGCGAGGGCCTGACGGCCCGCGGTCTGGAGGTCATGGGCGACGTGGTGTGCCCGGTCGTCCCCGTCCTCATCGGCGACACCCCGACCGGCCGCACCGCCTCCGGCCTCATCGCCCGCGCCGGCCTGGTCGCCCACCTCGTCGAACAGCCCGCGGTGGCCTCGGACGCGTCCCGCTTCCGCATGCAGGCGATGGCGGACCACACCGACGAGGACATCGCCACCGCGATCGGCATCCTCGACACCTGCATCCGTGAAGCCCGCCTGACGGCTCACTGA